A DNA window from Gasterosteus aculeatus chromosome 16, fGasAcu3.hap1.1, whole genome shotgun sequence contains the following coding sequences:
- the igsf3 gene encoding immunoglobulin superfamily member 3 isoform X2 — protein sequence MATGALLLACALLAGVAVAQRVVTVQSGPLVRTEGSHVTILCNVTGYKEGMEQNFEWSMYLPSALDREIRIVSTNQANYAYALYAHRVNTKEIYVERLGGDSAVLHITKVQAQDQGLFECYTPNTDGQYLGSYSARTNLTVIADSLTVTAPAQTLSKVESDTLQLTCEVSHTTLQHTHLSVGWYLRSPEDPAAAPQELVTLSRDFVLRSGGPYRQRMAAGDLRLDKTSATSYRLTIHKLQPVDQGLLYCQAAEWIQDADGSWFGMTRKQSDKTQLRVQPTDRDFSIQVSTERRSFTAGEPLELHCTIEAQNVPERFFSVSWVFSSSPVAVVGPSAVPVLGPDYVSREAAGHMTVRKESANVYLLKLQHLRPEDAGKYICRVIEREKTPTGDFIERGKRSRNVQITVQPLKSNITASLSSNSSEVLEGDVIQLTCSVQSTSGPLSVAWQWTDTQATEAPLQLASIDRDGTVWHSPSYRERSSYGEVRAEKARADTFSLSLYNALPGDEGQYRCQVTEWLQTGAGPEASWEKIGEKSATKTITVRTVESSFMVSASSRTPSVTFGDSFDLLCLVKPRHNPRVPTSVTWRFMPAGPDAGDEGRGEFKDLVTFTREGTLQWGEQLLGLGTRTTVDRSHSNTNFRLSVTRAGRREAGKYQCTAVLWRKNYDNSWSKVANRTSNLLGISVLQPESKLRVQKTNQSQVHLEDSRVRINCSISSQTSQDSQHAVMWYVRRAAGSEADELLLRIERSGAFEYGAYAEEERLRRRVQAERTSARLYVLTLNRAESSDSGTYYCLVEEWLSDPDGAWYRLSRESSGYTQVTVTQPEIRLQVQESESNMTVEESSSIRLGCSIPSQSSRDSRFSVSWYVERSDEEEEEEEEDGERPGDEERECVFSIGHDAVFGNGNCSPREEPGPNSRLQFERMTSDQYSLTIQGARPTDAGRYYCHVEEWLLNPRKAWYRLATNNSGFTIVNVIQQVSTLQSVVCSNDSLFYFVFFYPFPIFAILLIAVLLVRYKGRNNSKSQEGKNGAPLLWIKEPHLSYSPTCLDPPALSLHPGSVD from the exons CCGGTGTTGCCGTGGCTCAGAGAGTCGTGACCGTCCAAAGCGGGCCGCTGGTACGGACCGAGGGTTCCCACGTGACCATCTTGTGCAACGTGACGGGCTACAAAGAAGGGATGGAGCAGAACTTTGAGTGGTCCATGTACCTGCCCTCGGCGCTGGACCGGGAGATCCGCATCGTGAGCACCAATCAGGCGAACTACGCCTACGCCTTGTACGCGCACCGGGTCAACACTAAAGAGATCTACGTGGAGAGGCTGGGCGGCGACTCGGCCGTTCTCCACATCACCAAAGTGCAGGCGCAGGACCAGGGTCTGTTCGAGTGTTACACGCCCAACACGGACGGCCAATACCTGGGGTCCtacagcgcgcgcaccaacctcACCG TCATCGCTGACTCGCTGACGGTGACGGCACCGGCGCAGACTCTGTCCAAGGTGGAAAGCGACACGCTACAGCTCACCTGCGAGGTGTCTCACACCACGCTGCAGCACACGCACTTATCCGTGGGCTGGTACCTGCGCTCCCCCGAGGACCCGGCCGCGGCCCCTCAGGAGCTGGTCACCTTGTCGAGGGACTTTGTTCTGCGCTCGGGGGGGCCCTACCGGCAGAGGATGGCGGCGGGGGACCTCCGGCTGGACAAGACCAGCGCCACGTCCTACCGGTTGACCATTCACAAGCTGCAGCCGGTGGACCAGGGGCTGCTCTACTGCCAGGCCGCCGAGTGGATTCAGGACGCAGACGGCAGCTGGTTCGGGATGACGCGCAAGCAGAGCGACAAGACGCAGCTCCGCGTCCAGCCCACTG ATCGGGACTTCAGCATCCAGGTGAGCACGGAGAGACGGTCCTTCACGGCCGGTGAGCCGCTGGAGCTTCACTGCACCATCGAGGCACAGAACGTCCCCGAGCGCTTCTTCTCGGTGTCGTGGGTCTTCAGCAGCTCACCGGTGGCCGTGGTGGGCCCCAGCGCCGTGCCCGTCCTGGGCCCCGACTACGTCTCCCGCGAGGCCGCCGGACACATGACCGTGCGCAAAGAGAGCGCCAACGTGTACCTGCTCAAGCTGCAGCACCTCCGCCCGGAAGACGCCGGCAAGTACATCTGCCGCGTGATCGAGCGGGAGAAGACGCCCACGGGGGACTTCATCGAGCGCGGCAAGAGGTCCCGCAATGTCCAGATCACAGTCCAGCCGCTCA AGAGCAACATCACCGCGTCGCTATCGAGCAACTCCTCCGAGGTCCTCGAGGGCGACGTGATCCAGTTGACGTGCTCCGTCCAATCCACTTCGGGCCCCTTGTCCGTCGCCTGGCAGTGGACAGACACGCAGGCGACCGAAGCGCCCCTGCAGCTGGCCTCCATCGATCGGGACGGCACTGTGTGGCACAGTCCCTCCTACCGAGAGCGCTCCAGCTACGGGGAGGTGCGCGCGGAGAAGGCGCGGGCCGACACCTTCTCGCTGTCCCTGTACAACGCCCTCCCCGGGGACGAGGGACAGTACCGCTGCCAAGTGACGGAGTGGCTTCAGACGGGCGCCGGACCGGAGGCGAGCTGGGAGAAGATCGGGGAGAAGTCGGCCACCAAGACGATCACCGTCAGGACTGTTG agTCCTCCTTCATGGTGTCGGCCTCGTCCCGTACGCCGTCCGTCACCTTCGGAGACTCCTTTGACCTCCTCTGCCTGGTGAAGCCTCGTCACAACCCCCGCGTCCCCACCTCCGTCACCTGGCGCTTCATGCCGGCCGGCCCGGACGCTGGCGACGAGGGTCGGGGAGAGTTCAAAGACCTGGTGACTTTCACCCGCGAGGGCACGCTGCAGTGGGGGGAGCAGCTGCTGGGGCTGGGTACCCGCACCACAGTGGACCGCTCCCACTCCAACACCAACTTCCGCTTGTCGGTGACGCGGGCGGGGCGCCGCGAGGCGGGCAAGTACCAGTGCACCGCTGTCCTGTGGAGGAAGAACTACGACAACAGCTGGAGCAAAGTAGCCAACCGCACGTCCAACCTGCTGGGCATCAGTGTCCTGCAGCCAG AGAGCAAGCTGCGGGTGCAAAAGACCAACCAGTCTCAGGTGCACCTGGAGGACAGTCGCGTCCGGATCAATTGCTCCATCAGCTCCCAGACCAGCCAGGACTCCCAGCACGCCGTGATGTGGTACGTGAGGCGCGCGGCCGGGTCGGAGGCGGACGAGCTCCTGCTGAGGATTGAGCGCTCGGGGGCCTTTGAGTACGGCGCTTACGCGGAGGAGGAGCGACTGCGGCGGCGAGTCCAGGCCGAGAGGACGTCCGCCCGCCTCTACGTGCTGACGTTAAACAGGGCGGAGAGCAGCGATTCCGGGACGTACTACTGCCTGGTGGAGGAGTGGCTGAGCGACCCGGACGGGGCCTGGTATCGACTCTCCCGGGAGTCCTCCGGGTACACGCAGGTTACGGTCACGCAGCCCG AGATTCGACTACAGGTGCAGGAATCGGAGTCAAACATGACCGTGGAAGAGTCTTCCTCCATCCGGCTGGGCTGCAGCATTCCCTCCCAGTCGTCCCGAGACTCCCGCTTCTCCGTGTCCTGGTACGTGGAGCGctccgacgaggaggaggaggaggaggaggaggatggggaacGGCCCGGCGACGAAGAGAGGGAGTGCGTGTTCTCCATCGGCCACGATGCCGTGTTCGGAAACGGAAACTGCAGCCCCAGGGAGGAGCCGGGGCCAAACTCCCGCCTGCAGTTCGAAAGGATGACCTCCGACCAGTACAGCCTGACCATCCAAGGGGCCCGGCCGACGGACGCGGGCCGATACTACTGCCATGTAGAGGAGTGGCTACTCAACCCCCGCAAGGCATGGTACCGCCTTGCCACCAACAACTCCGGCTTCACCATCGTCAATGTAATTCAACAAG TGTCCACCCTGCAGTCAGTGGTGTGCTCCAACGACTCCCTCTTCTACTTTGTCTTCTTCTACCCCTTCCCCATCTTCGCCATCCTCCTCATCGCCGTGCTGCTTGTGCGCTACAAGGGCCGCAACAACAGCAAGAGCCAAGAAGGCAAGAACGGCGCCCCCCTCCTGTGGATTAAAGAACCTCACCTCAGTTACTCCCCCACTTGTCTGGACCCACCCGCACTCAGCCTGCACCCCGGCTCGGTCGACTAA
- the igsf3 gene encoding immunoglobulin superfamily member 3 isoform X1, protein MFIRCQICGMSLNLLGEKGHLPSKFIIISYFTGWSLQLSPKVLRRKPTRKKEAGVAVAQRVVTVQSGPLVRTEGSHVTILCNVTGYKEGMEQNFEWSMYLPSALDREIRIVSTNQANYAYALYAHRVNTKEIYVERLGGDSAVLHITKVQAQDQGLFECYTPNTDGQYLGSYSARTNLTVIADSLTVTAPAQTLSKVESDTLQLTCEVSHTTLQHTHLSVGWYLRSPEDPAAAPQELVTLSRDFVLRSGGPYRQRMAAGDLRLDKTSATSYRLTIHKLQPVDQGLLYCQAAEWIQDADGSWFGMTRKQSDKTQLRVQPTDRDFSIQVSTERRSFTAGEPLELHCTIEAQNVPERFFSVSWVFSSSPVAVVGPSAVPVLGPDYVSREAAGHMTVRKESANVYLLKLQHLRPEDAGKYICRVIEREKTPTGDFIERGKRSRNVQITVQPLKSNITASLSSNSSEVLEGDVIQLTCSVQSTSGPLSVAWQWTDTQATEAPLQLASIDRDGTVWHSPSYRERSSYGEVRAEKARADTFSLSLYNALPGDEGQYRCQVTEWLQTGAGPEASWEKIGEKSATKTITVRTVESSFMVSASSRTPSVTFGDSFDLLCLVKPRHNPRVPTSVTWRFMPAGPDAGDEGRGEFKDLVTFTREGTLQWGEQLLGLGTRTTVDRSHSNTNFRLSVTRAGRREAGKYQCTAVLWRKNYDNSWSKVANRTSNLLGISVLQPESKLRVQKTNQSQVHLEDSRVRINCSISSQTSQDSQHAVMWYVRRAAGSEADELLLRIERSGAFEYGAYAEEERLRRRVQAERTSARLYVLTLNRAESSDSGTYYCLVEEWLSDPDGAWYRLSRESSGYTQVTVTQPEIRLQVQESESNMTVEESSSIRLGCSIPSQSSRDSRFSVSWYVERSDEEEEEEEEDGERPGDEERECVFSIGHDAVFGNGNCSPREEPGPNSRLQFERMTSDQYSLTIQGARPTDAGRYYCHVEEWLLNPRKAWYRLATNNSGFTIVNVIQQVSTLQSVVCSNDSLFYFVFFYPFPIFAILLIAVLLVRYKGRNNSKSQEGKNGAPLLWIKEPHLSYSPTCLDPPALSLHPGSVD, encoded by the exons atgttcataagatGTCAGATCTGTGGGATGAGTCTGAACCTCCTTGGGGAGAAAGGACATCTACCGAGCAAGTTCAtaattatttcatatttcaccGGCTGGAGTCTTCAACTTTCCCCCAAAGTTTTGAGGAGGAAGCCGACTCGCAAAAAGGAAG CCGGTGTTGCCGTGGCTCAGAGAGTCGTGACCGTCCAAAGCGGGCCGCTGGTACGGACCGAGGGTTCCCACGTGACCATCTTGTGCAACGTGACGGGCTACAAAGAAGGGATGGAGCAGAACTTTGAGTGGTCCATGTACCTGCCCTCGGCGCTGGACCGGGAGATCCGCATCGTGAGCACCAATCAGGCGAACTACGCCTACGCCTTGTACGCGCACCGGGTCAACACTAAAGAGATCTACGTGGAGAGGCTGGGCGGCGACTCGGCCGTTCTCCACATCACCAAAGTGCAGGCGCAGGACCAGGGTCTGTTCGAGTGTTACACGCCCAACACGGACGGCCAATACCTGGGGTCCtacagcgcgcgcaccaacctcACCG TCATCGCTGACTCGCTGACGGTGACGGCACCGGCGCAGACTCTGTCCAAGGTGGAAAGCGACACGCTACAGCTCACCTGCGAGGTGTCTCACACCACGCTGCAGCACACGCACTTATCCGTGGGCTGGTACCTGCGCTCCCCCGAGGACCCGGCCGCGGCCCCTCAGGAGCTGGTCACCTTGTCGAGGGACTTTGTTCTGCGCTCGGGGGGGCCCTACCGGCAGAGGATGGCGGCGGGGGACCTCCGGCTGGACAAGACCAGCGCCACGTCCTACCGGTTGACCATTCACAAGCTGCAGCCGGTGGACCAGGGGCTGCTCTACTGCCAGGCCGCCGAGTGGATTCAGGACGCAGACGGCAGCTGGTTCGGGATGACGCGCAAGCAGAGCGACAAGACGCAGCTCCGCGTCCAGCCCACTG ATCGGGACTTCAGCATCCAGGTGAGCACGGAGAGACGGTCCTTCACGGCCGGTGAGCCGCTGGAGCTTCACTGCACCATCGAGGCACAGAACGTCCCCGAGCGCTTCTTCTCGGTGTCGTGGGTCTTCAGCAGCTCACCGGTGGCCGTGGTGGGCCCCAGCGCCGTGCCCGTCCTGGGCCCCGACTACGTCTCCCGCGAGGCCGCCGGACACATGACCGTGCGCAAAGAGAGCGCCAACGTGTACCTGCTCAAGCTGCAGCACCTCCGCCCGGAAGACGCCGGCAAGTACATCTGCCGCGTGATCGAGCGGGAGAAGACGCCCACGGGGGACTTCATCGAGCGCGGCAAGAGGTCCCGCAATGTCCAGATCACAGTCCAGCCGCTCA AGAGCAACATCACCGCGTCGCTATCGAGCAACTCCTCCGAGGTCCTCGAGGGCGACGTGATCCAGTTGACGTGCTCCGTCCAATCCACTTCGGGCCCCTTGTCCGTCGCCTGGCAGTGGACAGACACGCAGGCGACCGAAGCGCCCCTGCAGCTGGCCTCCATCGATCGGGACGGCACTGTGTGGCACAGTCCCTCCTACCGAGAGCGCTCCAGCTACGGGGAGGTGCGCGCGGAGAAGGCGCGGGCCGACACCTTCTCGCTGTCCCTGTACAACGCCCTCCCCGGGGACGAGGGACAGTACCGCTGCCAAGTGACGGAGTGGCTTCAGACGGGCGCCGGACCGGAGGCGAGCTGGGAGAAGATCGGGGAGAAGTCGGCCACCAAGACGATCACCGTCAGGACTGTTG agTCCTCCTTCATGGTGTCGGCCTCGTCCCGTACGCCGTCCGTCACCTTCGGAGACTCCTTTGACCTCCTCTGCCTGGTGAAGCCTCGTCACAACCCCCGCGTCCCCACCTCCGTCACCTGGCGCTTCATGCCGGCCGGCCCGGACGCTGGCGACGAGGGTCGGGGAGAGTTCAAAGACCTGGTGACTTTCACCCGCGAGGGCACGCTGCAGTGGGGGGAGCAGCTGCTGGGGCTGGGTACCCGCACCACAGTGGACCGCTCCCACTCCAACACCAACTTCCGCTTGTCGGTGACGCGGGCGGGGCGCCGCGAGGCGGGCAAGTACCAGTGCACCGCTGTCCTGTGGAGGAAGAACTACGACAACAGCTGGAGCAAAGTAGCCAACCGCACGTCCAACCTGCTGGGCATCAGTGTCCTGCAGCCAG AGAGCAAGCTGCGGGTGCAAAAGACCAACCAGTCTCAGGTGCACCTGGAGGACAGTCGCGTCCGGATCAATTGCTCCATCAGCTCCCAGACCAGCCAGGACTCCCAGCACGCCGTGATGTGGTACGTGAGGCGCGCGGCCGGGTCGGAGGCGGACGAGCTCCTGCTGAGGATTGAGCGCTCGGGGGCCTTTGAGTACGGCGCTTACGCGGAGGAGGAGCGACTGCGGCGGCGAGTCCAGGCCGAGAGGACGTCCGCCCGCCTCTACGTGCTGACGTTAAACAGGGCGGAGAGCAGCGATTCCGGGACGTACTACTGCCTGGTGGAGGAGTGGCTGAGCGACCCGGACGGGGCCTGGTATCGACTCTCCCGGGAGTCCTCCGGGTACACGCAGGTTACGGTCACGCAGCCCG AGATTCGACTACAGGTGCAGGAATCGGAGTCAAACATGACCGTGGAAGAGTCTTCCTCCATCCGGCTGGGCTGCAGCATTCCCTCCCAGTCGTCCCGAGACTCCCGCTTCTCCGTGTCCTGGTACGTGGAGCGctccgacgaggaggaggaggaggaggaggaggatggggaacGGCCCGGCGACGAAGAGAGGGAGTGCGTGTTCTCCATCGGCCACGATGCCGTGTTCGGAAACGGAAACTGCAGCCCCAGGGAGGAGCCGGGGCCAAACTCCCGCCTGCAGTTCGAAAGGATGACCTCCGACCAGTACAGCCTGACCATCCAAGGGGCCCGGCCGACGGACGCGGGCCGATACTACTGCCATGTAGAGGAGTGGCTACTCAACCCCCGCAAGGCATGGTACCGCCTTGCCACCAACAACTCCGGCTTCACCATCGTCAATGTAATTCAACAAG TGTCCACCCTGCAGTCAGTGGTGTGCTCCAACGACTCCCTCTTCTACTTTGTCTTCTTCTACCCCTTCCCCATCTTCGCCATCCTCCTCATCGCCGTGCTGCTTGTGCGCTACAAGGGCCGCAACAACAGCAAGAGCCAAGAAGGCAAGAACGGCGCCCCCCTCCTGTGGATTAAAGAACCTCACCTCAGTTACTCCCCCACTTGTCTGGACCCACCCGCACTCAGCCTGCACCCCGGCTCGGTCGACTAA